Proteins encoded together in one Amblyomma americanum isolate KBUSLIRL-KWMA chromosome 1, ASM5285725v1, whole genome shotgun sequence window:
- the LOC144112835 gene encoding inactive selenide, water dikinase-like protein isoform X1, translated as MDSSVVPLKDSGYSLVQTIDYFYPSVEDTYLAGKIVCANVVSDLYAIGVTRCDNVLMVMAASTKLTQKQRDIVVPLLIRGVKDLAEQAGTMVTGGQTMLNPWPMIGGVASSVCRESEIISGALRCGSLEALNATRLFSFEGEKRPSDKRPDNAQPGDVLVLTKPLGTQVAMNAHQWLEKPERHAQLDKAGISEDVRRVYLRAIDFMARLNLNGARLMHKHGCHGATDVTGFGLLGHTRTWCKCSSAQWGGLLMCLPKENAEASCKEIEQQEGYPAWIIEDVVEGERVARLTDSLRVLEVPSADKESELW; from the exons ATGGATTCCAGTGTTGTGCCCCTTAAAGACTCTGGTTATTCTCTGGTTCAAACTATTGATTACTTCTATCCATCTGTTGAAGACACATACCTAGCT GGCAAGATAGTGTGTGCCAATGTGGTGTCTGATCTTTATGCAATTGGCGTGACCCGCTGCGATAACGTGCTGATGGTAATGGCTGCCAGCACTAAGCTCACTCAAAAGCAGAGGGACATTGTCGTGCCTCTTCTCATCAGGGGAGTCAAG GACTTGGCTGAACAAGCAGGCACAATGGTCACAGGAGGGCAGACTATGCTCAATCCTTGGCCTATGATTGGTGGTGTGGCATCATCAGTCTGCAGAGAGTCTGAAATCATCTC TGGGGCCCTCCGCTGCGGTAGTTTGGAAGCACTGAATGCTACGcgcctcttcagttttgaaggagaAAAAAGGCCGTCAGATAAAAG GCCAGACAATGCACAGCCTGGAGACGTGCTGGTACTGACCAAGCCCCTTGGCACCCAGGTGGCTATGAACGCTCACCAGTGGCTGGAGAAGCCGGAGCGCCATGCTCAGCTGGACAAGGCTGGCATCAGTGAAGATGTACGCAGGGTCTACCTCCGTGCAATAGACTTCATGGCACGTCTCAATCTCAATG GAGCTCGGCTGATGCACAAGCATGGCTGCCACGGTGCTACAGACGTGACAGGCTTCGGTCTGCTCGGCCACACCAGAACTtggtgcaagtgcagcagcgCTCAGTGGG gtggactgctgatgtgccttccaaaggagaatgccgaagcaTCGTGCAAAGAAATTGAGCAGCAGGAGGGATACCCAGCGTGGATCATAGAGGATGTTGTTGAAGGGGAGCGGGTAGCAAGGCTGACGGACTCTCTACGCGTGCTCGAAGTGCCTTCAGCCGACAAGGAGTCTGAGCTGTGGTAA
- the LOC144112835 gene encoding inactive selenide, water dikinase-like protein isoform X2, with amino-acid sequence MVMAASTKLTQKQRDIVVPLLIRGVKDLAEQAGTMVTGGQTMLNPWPMIGGVASSVCRESEIISGALRCGSLEALNATRLFSFEGEKRPSDKRPDNAQPGDVLVLTKPLGTQVAMNAHQWLEKPERHAQLDKAGISEDVRRVYLRAIDFMARLNLNGARLMHKHGCHGATDVTGFGLLGHTRTWCKCSSAQWGGLLMCLPKENAEASCKEIEQQEGYPAWIIEDVVEGERVARLTDSLRVLEVPSADKESELW; translated from the exons ATGGTAATGGCTGCCAGCACTAAGCTCACTCAAAAGCAGAGGGACATTGTCGTGCCTCTTCTCATCAGGGGAGTCAAG GACTTGGCTGAACAAGCAGGCACAATGGTCACAGGAGGGCAGACTATGCTCAATCCTTGGCCTATGATTGGTGGTGTGGCATCATCAGTCTGCAGAGAGTCTGAAATCATCTC TGGGGCCCTCCGCTGCGGTAGTTTGGAAGCACTGAATGCTACGcgcctcttcagttttgaaggagaAAAAAGGCCGTCAGATAAAAG GCCAGACAATGCACAGCCTGGAGACGTGCTGGTACTGACCAAGCCCCTTGGCACCCAGGTGGCTATGAACGCTCACCAGTGGCTGGAGAAGCCGGAGCGCCATGCTCAGCTGGACAAGGCTGGCATCAGTGAAGATGTACGCAGGGTCTACCTCCGTGCAATAGACTTCATGGCACGTCTCAATCTCAATG GAGCTCGGCTGATGCACAAGCATGGCTGCCACGGTGCTACAGACGTGACAGGCTTCGGTCTGCTCGGCCACACCAGAACTtggtgcaagtgcagcagcgCTCAGTGGG gtggactgctgatgtgccttccaaaggagaatgccgaagcaTCGTGCAAAGAAATTGAGCAGCAGGAGGGATACCCAGCGTGGATCATAGAGGATGTTGTTGAAGGGGAGCGGGTAGCAAGGCTGACGGACTCTCTACGCGTGCTCGAAGTGCCTTCAGCCGACAAGGAGTCTGAGCTGTGGTAA